Sequence from the Maribellus comscasis genome:
AGCAGGGCACCCAACAAGAATGGCAAAACCAAGCATTCCAATTACTTCGGTGGAGAGTTGCCAATAAACTGACCCAACCGAACTGCCCAACACTTTTCTAACCCCAATTTCTTTTGTTCTGCGTTTTATGGTAAACAGAATTAATCCAAACAAACCAATGGTAGAAATAAGCAAAGTAATCGCAGAAAAGAACACAAACATTCTTTTCATCGTTTGCCAGAAAGCAATTGCTTCATCCAAATGAAATGCAACACTAAAATCTTTAAATTCGAAAGGAGCGTTGGGGAAGATATTTTCGAGTTCACCGGTTACCAAAGTTTTTGCTTTTTGTTCGTCGCCATTAAAACGCACAGACAGCAGGGTTGAACCAGAAATTAAATTGCTGTTCAGAAACATAACATATGTGGGTATCGGATTATGAACAGAATAAGGATGGAAATCCTTTACAACACCAATAACAGGATAAGACCTTCCAGATAAGGTAATATGTTTACCAATTGGATCTTTCCATCCAAAAACCTTCATAGCCGTTTCGTTTATAATACAAGCCTTGTCATCAGCCGGGTATTCTTTCGAAAAATTACGCCCATAAGCCATTTTAATATTATAGGTTGGAATAAAATCATAATTGACATAGTTACGACTAACCATCTCCTTTTCGTCAATTGAGGCACCTTCCCAACTCACAAATCCACCAATATTGCCAACAAACGGGATGGTACTGGAAAACGAAATGTCTGCAATTTCGGGATGTTGTAAAATGCTGGTTTTAACAGTTTCAAATGATATATTATCCCGGGGATTGATTTCGGTATAAAGTATGTTTTTGCTATCAAATCCCAAATCCTTTTTCAGAATAAAATTTACATGGTTGAAAAGGATAAAACTGACAATAAGCATAAACAATGAAATGGAAAATTGCGTAGCAACCAATATTTTTTTAATGTTGATGGATTTTTCGCCATTGCTGAATATTTTGCCTTTTAGCACTTTTACCGGGCTATATGCCGATATAACCATTGAGGGGTACAAACCAGACAATACTCCTACCAGTAAACTTACCAGAAAAATAAAGAATAGTAACTGTGTGTTATCCCATAATGAATACTCAATATTTTTATTTAGTAAATGGTTCAACAACGGAAACGAAGCTCGTGCGATAAAAAGCGCAATAATGGTGGCAAAAATGCTATGAATAACAGTTTCTGCCAGAAACTGGGTAGCAATAAGCTTTTTTGATGATCCAATTACTTTTTTTATACCAATTTCGGTTGAACGCTGGGTAGAATTGGCAAGCGAAAGATTTACATAGTTTACACAAGTGAGGATTAAAACCAGGATTGCTGCCAACGAAAGTATTCCAAGGCCAATCATCATGTCGGGCTGACTATTGGGCGAAAGATGTAACTTTGAAAGCGGGTGAAGGTAAGGGGAACTTTTCTCAAAGTTTTTTACATATTTAAACGCATCTTTGATTTTTGCATCTACCAATTTCGGATCAGCTCCTTTTTTCAGCAACACATAATTATCGAAAGAAATACTCGTCCAATCTTCCCTGAATTTGGTTTCGCCGCTTAACCCCTGGTAAGTTGCCATGGAAACCATGTAAGTAGGCTGAAGCGTTGAGTTTTTCGGGAAATCGATATAAACAGCAGAAACAGTCAGCGGAAATCGTTTTCCTATAATAACCTGTTTCCCTACTGCATTTCCGTCAGAAAATAGTTTGTTTGCAACAGTTTCTGAAAGTGCAATGGTATTCGGTTCAGTAAGTGCAGAAGTTTTATCTCCTTCTATCAATTGCACCGTAAAAATATCAAAGATGCTGTTTTCACTCCAATAACCATTTTGCTCGTATAGCTGTCCACCATCAGGTAAAGTAAAAAACTGCCCCGAACCTTTAGCTCCCCCGGAAACTTCACGCATTAATAAGACCTTTTCAACCTCGGGCAAATCGGCCATTAAATGAAAACGGTAAGCAGGAGGGCTATAAGCGCAGTAATTTATTGGATAAGAATCTTCCTGTTTGGTTTGTACCCGGTAGATCTGATTGTAATTGGTGTTGAATTTATCGAAGTTGATTTCGAAACCTATAACAACGCTAAACAATACAAACACGGTAAAACCAATGATAAGATTTGTAAAATTGATAACCGTAAATACCACGTTATGACGGATATTCCGAAAAATGTTGGTAAAAAAATGTTTAATCATTGCTTTGCTATAACTAATCTTTAATTTTATTCATATCGCAATGCTTTAACCCCGGTGTTATAGTCGGGATTTCGTCACTCATATCTGAGTGACTCAACAGGATTTCTCGTAGCTGCTCTCCAACTTTGCCAACTCACGGTTAACAACGCGATTCCTAAGGCCAGCACTCCAGCCATTGCAAAAATCCACCAGCTTAATGTGGTTTTGTAAGCAAAGTTCTCCAGCCATTTATTCATGGCATAATATGCAATGGGTGTTGCAAAACCAAAAGCAATAGCTATCCATTTTATAAAATCTTTGTTTAACAATGCCATCACCCCAAAAATTTTGGCACCGTTTACTTTTCTAATACCAATTTCTTTGGTACGACGTTGAACGACAAAAAGACTTACCCCAAACAACCCAAGACACGAAAGTACCATGGCAATGCTGGTAAAGATTTTAAACAACAAGGCGATTCTTGTTTCCGTTGAATACATTTGTCGATAAGTGTTATCAAGAAATTCATACGAAAAAGGTTCATCTGGATTTATGCTTTGCCATTCTTTTTTTATGGAAGAAATTACTGCTGCAGCATTTCCTGTATATTTAATGAATGCAACCGCTTCCGGGTTCCAGTTTCCTTCTTTAAACAAATAGACTTGTGGGAAAATAGTATTGTGCAATGATTTGGTTAGCACATCTTCTATCACTCCCACAACAACACGACGCTCGTTATTAAAAAATATTTCCTTCCCTATTGGATTTTTAAGGCCAATTTCGTCAATGGCTTTTTGGTTTAATATACATACATCTTCATTATCACGACCAAATTCTTTTGAGAAACTTCTGCCTCCGCTTATTTTTATGTCAAGGGTTTTGAAATAGTCGTAGCTTACCCAGCAACGTTCTGCCAATGGGCCCTGTTCATAGGTCATCCCGGTCGACCACACGGGGCCGCCGTCATCTTCTGTGGTTACCAGGCACGACTTTGCAGTAACACTTTTAACTTTGGATATCTTAAGTAATTCTTCCTTAAAAGAAGGAAATCTTTTTTGCAGGATCCCTTTTATTGGCAGATAGATAATTTGTTCTTTATTAAATCCCAGTTTTTTACTAAGAAGGAATTCTTTTTGTTTGGAAACAAACAAAGTGGTTGCAAGCAGTACCATCGAAATAAAGAATTGTATAATAATTAGCCCGTTTTTCAAGAACCAGGGCCGGACTTTTTGAGGCAGTTTACCCTTCAACATCATTACAGGTTGTAAAGACGATAAATAGAGCGCGGGGAAAAGGCCTGCAAATAATCCAATAATGACAATAGTACCAGTAAAACAGAGCCAGATCATGGGATTATGAAGATTGAATTTCAGATTTAATTTAAAAGTTGCATCAATAATTGGAAGGCTCAGCCCAATAAGAGCTATTGCAATTATAGCAGCAATAATTATATGGATAAACGTTTCGGATATAAATTGAAATATCAGGCTAATTCTCTTGGCTCCCAATATTTTGTTGATCCCTACTTCTTTGTTTCTGGTTGTGTTTTGAGCCTCGAATAAATTAATAAAATTGATACAACTGATGAGTAGAATGGCTAAAACAACAAACGAGAAGATATACAAATTCCGTCTGTCGCTGGTTTTTAATTTTTCATTGTTGTACCGGTGGTCTAAATAAATTTCACTTAATGGTTGTAGCTGATAACTAAGTCCAAGATCGTCCCAAAGAGAAGTGTTTTCCGATATGACGTTTTGCATTTTCTTTTCAATCAGTTCGATTTTGGCATTCTGGTAAAGAAGGAGATAGGTATAAACCCTGTTCGAATTCCAATCTTCAAAATATTTGTTCTGTGTAATCAGCGTGGTCATCGAAAGAAGAAAATCGAATTGCAGGTGCGAATTTTCGGGGATCTCTTTAAAAACGGCCGTTACGGTATAGCCTTCACCTTCAATCTCAATGGTTTTTCCTATTGGGTTGTTGTTGCTGAAATATTTGGACGACATTGACTTGCTGATGACTATTGAGTTTGGAGCGGCTAGGGAGCTGTTTTGATCTCCAACAAGCAGGGGAAAATCAAACAGTTCAAAAATTGTATTGTCGGTAAAATATCCGTTGTTTTCATAAAAGGCTTGCTGATTATATTTAAAAACAGAATTGTTAACATGATAAAACCTGACACTATTTTTTATTTCAGGGACTGCTTTTGTAAACTCCGGCCCAAAAAGTGGAGGAATATAAATTTCATAAACGTCCTCATTATTGATCTTTCCATGTTCAACTATGCGGTAAATATTTTTATAGTTCTTGTGAAATTGATCGAATCCAAACTGACTTTGTATCCAAAGGGTGATAATGAAAACGCAAGCTATGCCAATCGCAAAACCAATAATATTAATACTGAATGACAAAGGCTGCCTTTTGCTGATTCGGATTGTTAATTTAAAAATATTTAACATCGTTTCTTTTTAGTGGATGACTAAAGTTTGTTTATCTCTTATTGCTATTTCCAAAGCGCTAACTGCTTTTTTCTCGCAGACTTCATAGATTTCTTCATTCATATCGAAGCGCATCAACCGGATTCCTTGTCGCAGCCCGCCAGCTTTGCCAGCTAACAGTCAATAATGCTATTCCCAGCCCCAGCATCCCGGCCAGAGCAAATATCCACCAGCTTAATGTGGTTTTGTAGGCAAAACTTTCGAGCCATTTGTTCATGGAATACCAGGCAACCGGACCTGCAATTAAAAATGCCACCGCTACCCAAATCACAAAATCCTTGTTGAGCATTGATAATATTTCAGAGACTTTGGCACCATTGACTTTGCGGATGCCAATTTCTTTGATACGGTTTGTAACCAGCAAAGAGGACAAACCCAAAACTCCCATTGCCGCTATCAGAA
This genomic interval carries:
- a CDS encoding ABC transporter permease codes for the protein MIKHFFTNIFRNIRHNVVFTVINFTNLIIGFTVFVLFSVVIGFEINFDKFNTNYNQIYRVQTKQEDSYPINYCAYSPPAYRFHLMADLPEVEKVLLMREVSGGAKGSGQFFTLPDGGQLYEQNGYWSENSIFDIFTVQLIEGDKTSALTEPNTIALSETVANKLFSDGNAVGKQVIIGKRFPLTVSAVYIDFPKNSTLQPTYMVSMATYQGLSGETKFREDWTSISFDNYVLLKKGADPKLVDAKIKDAFKYVKNFEKSSPYLHPLSKLHLSPNSQPDMMIGLGILSLAAILVLILTCVNYVNLSLANSTQRSTEIGIKKVIGSSKKLIATQFLAETVIHSIFATIIALFIARASFPLLNHLLNKNIEYSLWDNTQLLFFIFLVSLLVGVLSGLYPSMVISAYSPVKVLKGKIFSNGEKSINIKKILVATQFSISLFMLIVSFILFNHVNFILKKDLGFDSKNILYTEINPRDNISFETVKTSILQHPEIADISFSSTIPFVGNIGGFVSWEGASIDEKEMVSRNYVNYDFIPTYNIKMAYGRNFSKEYPADDKACIINETAMKVFGWKDPIGKHITLSGRSYPVIGVVKDFHPYSVHNPIPTYVMFLNSNLISGSTLLSVRFNGDEQKAKTLVTGELENIFPNAPFEFKDFSVAFHLDEAIAFWQTMKRMFVFFSAITLLISTIGLFGLILFTIKRRTKEIGVRKVLGSSVGSVYWQLSTEVIGMLGFAILVGCPAAIYIYKTMPGAYKEPLSVTEFVIAIVLVAIIAFATISYHVLKLAVSNPVEALRYE
- a CDS encoding ABC transporter permease; its protein translation is MLNIFKLTIRISKRQPLSFSINIIGFAIGIACVFIITLWIQSQFGFDQFHKNYKNIYRIVEHGKINNEDVYEIYIPPLFGPEFTKAVPEIKNSVRFYHVNNSVFKYNQQAFYENNGYFTDNTIFELFDFPLLVGDQNSSLAAPNSIVISKSMSSKYFSNNNPIGKTIEIEGEGYTVTAVFKEIPENSHLQFDFLLSMTTLITQNKYFEDWNSNRVYTYLLLYQNAKIELIEKKMQNVISENTSLWDDLGLSYQLQPLSEIYLDHRYNNEKLKTSDRRNLYIFSFVVLAILLISCINFINLFEAQNTTRNKEVGINKILGAKRISLIFQFISETFIHIIIAAIIAIALIGLSLPIIDATFKLNLKFNLHNPMIWLCFTGTIVIIGLFAGLFPALYLSSLQPVMMLKGKLPQKVRPWFLKNGLIIIQFFISMVLLATTLFVSKQKEFLLSKKLGFNKEQIIYLPIKGILQKRFPSFKEELLKISKVKSVTAKSCLVTTEDDGGPVWSTGMTYEQGPLAERCWVSYDYFKTLDIKISGGRSFSKEFGRDNEDVCILNQKAIDEIGLKNPIGKEIFFNNERRVVVGVIEDVLTKSLHNTIFPQVYLFKEGNWNPEAVAFIKYTGNAAAVISSIKKEWQSINPDEPFSYEFLDNTYRQMYSTETRIALLFKIFTSIAMVLSCLGLFGVSLFVVQRRTKEIGIRKVNGAKIFGVMALLNKDFIKWIAIAFGFATPIAYYAMNKWLENFAYKTTLSWWIFAMAGVLALGIALLTVSWQSWRAATRNPVESLRYE